In the Candidatus Cloacimonas sp. genome, one interval contains:
- a CDS encoding ABC transporter permease, with protein sequence MQHDRKKSLRDFFLFLEETVTELLHTKHNKHVSFLVVIRQIQFTGVEALPLIGFIALAIGCLTILQGYAFLNNFGQGIWVHIILVRVIVGELSGIITALVVIARSGTAISTEFGNMVVNREMQLLKSFDIAPMGYLVVSRLLGVVISLVVLTLYFNIIAVVGGWLFAQFFTQLSFSAFMSDFLSILTFPYILMSVLKSIIFGIVIAIMASYEGMSVNKASTEVPQRTIKAVVISIFTVIILDIFITWLFWISA encoded by the coding sequence ATGCAACACGATAGAAAAAAGTCCCTGAGGGACTTTTTTTTGTTTTTGGAAGAAACGGTAACTGAGTTATTGCATACCAAGCATAACAAACATGTTAGTTTCTTAGTTGTAATTCGGCAAATTCAATTTACGGGAGTGGAGGCACTGCCTTTAATCGGTTTTATAGCTTTAGCCATTGGTTGTTTAACTATTTTGCAGGGTTATGCCTTTCTAAACAATTTCGGGCAGGGGATTTGGGTGCATATAATTTTAGTGAGGGTTATAGTTGGAGAATTAAGTGGAATTATAACAGCTTTAGTAGTAATAGCCAGAAGCGGAACAGCAATTTCTACGGAATTCGGGAATATGGTTGTGAACCGGGAAATGCAATTGTTAAAATCCTTTGATATAGCTCCTATGGGTTATCTTGTCGTTTCCCGTCTTTTAGGTGTAGTAATTTCGCTGGTGGTATTAACGCTTTATTTTAATATTATAGCGGTTGTGGGTGGATGGCTGTTTGCCCAGTTTTTCACTCAATTGTCTTTTAGTGCATTTATGAGTGATTTTTTATCTATCTTAACCTTTCCTTACATTTTGATGAGTGTCCTCAAGTCCATCATTTTCGGCATAGTTATAGCTATTATGGCATCTTATGAAGGGATGAGCGTTAACAAAGCATCAACGGAAGTTCCGCAACGGACGATAAAAGCGGTAGTTATTTCTATTTTCACGGTGATAATTTTAGATATATTTATCACCTGGCTGTTTTGGATTAGTGCCTGA
- a CDS encoding ATP-binding cassette domain-containing protein: MDIIFRNVVIDGLLNDFNLQFSSQGCTVLYDPCERIATTVLSALVGVTELDKGEILLDGIPREEYLKQHSLLSTFSLVFNEGIMLSNLSVHENLLLPWDKRFATEDYSAFERELQILMAELKLNCGLDLRPANLSSAQRKFFCFIRSLLLKPKIMLIDDPYYLFNKNERKMIYDFIVNHSIKNTATASSDYPNSNLANELFLQEMLIGSSDDDFTGEIATQIIDLTQSCY; encoded by the coding sequence ATGGATATTATTTTCCGAAATGTAGTTATTGATGGTTTGTTGAACGACTTTAACCTGCAGTTTTCTTCGCAGGGCTGCACTGTGCTGTATGATCCTTGTGAAAGAATTGCTACCACTGTTTTATCCGCATTAGTTGGTGTTACCGAATTGGATAAAGGCGAAATTTTACTGGATGGTATTCCCCGTGAAGAATATCTGAAGCAGCATTCTCTTCTTTCCACTTTTTCGCTTGTGTTTAACGAGGGCATTATGCTGTCTAATTTATCGGTGCACGAGAATTTGCTGCTTCCCTGGGATAAAAGATTTGCCACGGAGGACTATAGCGCTTTTGAAAGAGAACTGCAGATTTTGATGGCAGAGCTGAAACTAAATTGCGGATTGGATTTGCGTCCTGCCAATTTAAGTTCGGCACAGCGCAAATTCTTTTGTTTTATTCGTTCTCTGCTCTTGAAACCTAAAATTATGCTGATTGATGACCCCTATTATCTATTCAATAAAAACGAAAGAAAGATGATCTATGATTTTATCGTAAATCATAGTATTAAAAACACAGCTACAGCGAGCTCCGACTACCCAAACAGCAACCTGGCAAACGAACTATTCTTGCAGGAAATGCTGATTGGCAGTAGTGATGACGATTTCACAGGAGAAATTGCTACTCAAATTATTGACCTTACCCAAAGCTGCTATTAA
- a CDS encoding endonuclease: protein MRKPLLCLLMLFFSISIIYGDYTVNFEGTNETKTAYASGDVTLSGISWNMTEALIGNLANDWKNGTRSARLRGYGTSSMTMLENKTTGLGTLSFYYRRYGTEAQVDWKAEYSVDNGANWTQIGSVFTAPASDNPSLFSEQVNVSGNIRIRIKRATESGATDKRINIDDITLTDYTPVVPVLVLDPTVLSGFTYELGEGPSASQSYTLSGSNLSPLSGNITITGSSSFEVSSDNVTFSNSFSLPYSGGILSPATLYVRLKANLSPGNYLNENITHSGGGASVFLSVNGTVISTYVSFTTEGYTEDFTTYNSLESLPSGWTLSDQYTYGGDFGSGTAGGLRGNGVLGIQLTSSAPNNALTATLTLKNQTGATINNLNVTYQGKVARTDQTGTPKWVVSVNGTEIPALEYSTAEGTNQQISAVVTGLNIAAGDNITIQWFTTSTGTSGTRRQIGIDDVDINLNIPVNPLINVTANLVTFQTTQGTPSQPQSYFLSGVDLSQNINVSAPNGFEISVDEGITYTINTSVLPNYEGNVLVRMTGTTAGTFGGNIIHTCLGATDVNLAVAGIVTGATSYAADLFFSEYIEGSASNKSIEIFNGTGSAVNLSDYKVTLYSNGSTTPSSTLTLSGTLADSEVYVISNASANADILAVTDLTNNNVANFNGNDALALIKISTGAFIDIFGVIGNDPGAAWLGDNSYTTVNSTLVRKSSIAQGITQNPSGTGAYAFTTLVSEWDLYPQDTIDNLGSHTFNAEPQEVETPTLQATNIITYPANTDITLEWTPGNGTRRIVKINTTNSFTSPVDGSNPTANNVYSGSGEQVIFNGATQIVEGIPLNGCNVSGLTPATTYWFRIYEYNGSGSYTRFNTSVATNNPVSAITTNTQSNGYYTGITGYGSTLKTNLHNLLRTTHTTRYSYDALWIKLPYTDEDPNNSDNIIEIYTGWSVPKSYYGGGTSQWNREHTWSKSHGDFEESPPAGTDLHHLRPCDATVNSAKSNKDFDYATNPYNDSSPYNGYSQDTGCKTSTYAWEPRDEDKGDVARMIMYMAVRYEGTDTSFDLEIVDNTNTSGPNYGKLSTLLQWHIIDPPDAREMQRNNRIQELQGNRNPFIDEPMYACEIWTPMPLNTTNITTTSFTANWTAPISATKYYFQLATDANFTNIVSGYDNLDVGLNLSRNISGLSNGNTYYFRLRSYFTSGYSMYSPYQTVNLTLPASAQISTETALTEGNLNGALVNITLSNTTWRDNTLLIGNFTLNNAPAGLSLLSVQYLSSNSAQIVLSFDNTDFDNNILNFSITINAAEINNASNLFTNAIPLIAYLEIPLSIQIQGTQLQLIMQEISDADSYMVFSCTDPYGVFSDISNTGSFDPLAPYRWSYVLPADEHRFYRAVAIRNP from the coding sequence ATGCGAAAACCGTTACTCTGCTTACTAATGCTATTCTTTAGCATCTCTATTATCTATGGAGATTATACTGTTAATTTTGAAGGAACAAATGAGACAAAAACTGCTTACGCCTCAGGAGATGTAACTTTAAGCGGCATTTCCTGGAATATGACAGAAGCATTAATTGGCAATTTGGCTAACGACTGGAAAAATGGAACCCGTTCTGCCAGGTTGCGTGGTTACGGAACCTCAAGTATGACAATGCTGGAAAACAAAACAACCGGATTAGGAACCCTTTCCTTTTACTATCGGCGTTATGGAACTGAAGCACAAGTTGACTGGAAAGCTGAATACAGCGTTGATAACGGAGCTAACTGGACTCAAATCGGTTCTGTTTTTACTGCTCCTGCCAGTGATAACCCCAGTTTATTTTCCGAACAGGTTAATGTAAGCGGTAATATAAGAATCAGAATAAAACGCGCTACAGAATCAGGAGCTACTGATAAACGCATAAATATTGATGATATAACCCTAACGGATTATACACCTGTAGTTCCTGTTCTTGTTCTTGATCCTACTGTTTTAAGCGGATTTACTTATGAACTTGGAGAAGGTCCTTCAGCATCACAGTCCTATACTCTTTCCGGCTCTAATTTAAGTCCCTTGTCCGGTAACATAACTATCACCGGTTCCTCCAGTTTTGAGGTCTCTTCTGATAATGTAACTTTTTCTAATAGTTTCTCTTTACCTTATAGTGGAGGCATTCTATCCCCTGCAACTTTATATGTGCGTTTGAAAGCAAACCTGAGTCCGGGTAATTATCTAAATGAAAACATCACTCATAGTGGAGGTGGTGCTTCAGTTTTCTTATCAGTTAATGGAACTGTTATTTCTACTTATGTTTCGTTTACTACCGAGGGTTATACTGAAGATTTCACAACTTATAATTCTCTGGAGAGTTTGCCCTCCGGCTGGACTTTAAGTGATCAATATACTTATGGTGGAGATTTTGGTTCTGGAACTGCAGGAGGATTAAGGGGTAATGGAGTTTTGGGAATTCAGCTTACTTCTTCGGCTCCAAATAATGCTTTAACTGCTACCCTAACCTTAAAAAATCAAACCGGCGCCACAATCAATAACCTGAATGTTACCTATCAGGGAAAAGTAGCCCGAACAGATCAGACAGGAACTCCCAAATGGGTAGTCAGTGTAAACGGAACTGAAATTCCTGCTTTAGAATATTCTACAGCAGAGGGAACTAATCAACAAATAAGTGCAGTTGTAACCGGTTTGAATATAGCTGCGGGAGATAATATTACTATCCAATGGTTTACAACGAGCACAGGAACAAGCGGAACCAGAAGACAGATTGGTATTGATGATGTTGATATAAATCTTAATATCCCGGTAAATCCGCTAATTAATGTTACAGCTAATTTAGTTACTTTTCAAACCACCCAGGGAACCCCTTCACAACCACAAAGCTATTTCCTTAGCGGAGTTGATTTAAGCCAAAATATTAATGTTTCTGCACCCAACGGTTTTGAGATTTCTGTAGATGAGGGTATAACTTATACTATAAACACCAGCGTTTTACCTAATTACGAAGGAAATGTTTTAGTTAGAATGACCGGAACTACTGCCGGAACTTTTGGCGGAAACATTATTCATACCTGTTTGGGGGCTACGGATGTAAATCTTGCTGTTGCAGGAATAGTAACCGGAGCAACAAGTTATGCAGCGGACTTATTCTTTTCCGAATATATTGAAGGTAGCGCTTCCAACAAATCTATAGAGATTTTTAACGGAACGGGCTCTGCAGTAAATTTATCTGATTATAAAGTAACTCTCTATTCCAACGGGTCAACTACTCCTTCTTCCACTTTAACACTAAGCGGAACTCTGGCAGATAGTGAGGTTTATGTTATTTCCAATGCCAGTGCCAATGCAGATATTTTAGCTGTTACAGATTTAACAAATAATAATGTAGCGAATTTTAACGGTAACGATGCCTTAGCCCTGATAAAAATAAGCACCGGGGCTTTTATTGATATTTTCGGCGTAATCGGAAACGACCCTGGAGCTGCCTGGTTAGGGGATAACAGTTACACTACCGTAAATTCTACTTTAGTAAGAAAATCATCTATAGCTCAAGGTATAACCCAAAATCCATCAGGCACAGGAGCTTATGCTTTTACTACGCTGGTTTCCGAATGGGATTTATACCCTCAAGATACAATAGATAATCTCGGCTCTCATACTTTTAATGCCGAACCCCAGGAAGTGGAAACACCAACTTTGCAGGCAACGAACATTATCACCTATCCTGCTAATACAGATATAACTTTGGAATGGACTCCAGGCAACGGGACAAGGAGAATAGTTAAAATAAATACTACCAATTCCTTCACTTCTCCTGTTGACGGCAGCAATCCTACTGCCAACAATGTTTACAGTGGCAGTGGTGAACAGGTTATTTTTAATGGTGCTACTCAAATTGTGGAAGGGATTCCGTTAAATGGCTGTAATGTATCCGGTCTTACACCAGCAACTACATATTGGTTCAGGATTTATGAATATAACGGCAGTGGTAGCTATACGCGTTTTAATACTTCGGTTGCTACAAACAATCCTGTTTCTGCTATTACTACAAATACTCAAAGCAATGGATATTATACCGGAATTACGGGTTACGGCAGCACTCTGAAGACCAATTTGCACAACCTGCTGAGAACAACTCATACTACAAGATACTCTTACGATGCCTTGTGGATTAAATTGCCCTATACAGATGAAGACCCCAATAATAGCGATAATATTATTGAAATATATACTGGTTGGAGTGTTCCCAAATCCTATTACGGAGGAGGCACTTCACAATGGAATCGGGAACATACCTGGAGTAAAAGTCATGGTGATTTTGAGGAAAGTCCACCCGCAGGAACGGATTTACATCATTTGCGTCCTTGTGATGCAACAGTAAATTCTGCCAAGAGTAATAAGGATTTTGATTATGCTACGAATCCTTATAATGATTCTTCACCCTATAACGGTTACTCTCAAGATACCGGATGTAAAACCTCTACTTATGCCTGGGAACCGAGAGATGAGGATAAAGGTGATGTAGCCAGAATGATTATGTATATGGCAGTGCGTTATGAAGGCACCGATACTTCTTTTGATTTGGAAATTGTAGATAATACCAATACCAGCGGACCAAATTATGGAAAGCTTTCTACTTTGCTGCAGTGGCATATTATAGACCCTCCGGATGCGCGGGAAATGCAACGCAACAATCGTATTCAGGAACTCCAGGGAAACCGGAATCCCTTTATTGATGAGCCAATGTATGCCTGTGAAATCTGGACTCCTATGCCTTTAAATACTACGAATATTACTACAACAAGTTTCACTGCCAATTGGACGGCTCCCATTTCTGCTACAAAGTATTATTTTCAGCTGGCGACCGATGCCAATTTTACGAATATTGTTTCCGGTTATGATAATCTGGATGTGGGTTTAAATCTCTCCCGCAATATTAGTGGTTTATCCAATGGGAATACCTATTATTTTCGTTTGCGTTCTTATTTCACAAGCGGCTACAGTATGTATTCTCCCTATCAGACAGTTAATCTTACATTACCTGCTTCGGCACAAATTTCTACGGAAACAGCTTTAACGGAAGGAAATCTGAATGGAGCTTTGGTGAATATTACCCTATCCAATACTACCTGGAGAGATAACACTTTGCTGATTGGTAACTTTACTCTTAATAACGCTCCTGCAGGTCTTTCTCTTCTGAGCGTGCAATACCTTAGTTCTAATTCCGCTCAAATAGTTTTAAGCTTTGATAATACCGATTTTGATAATAATATCCTGAACTTCAGCATCACTATTAACGCTGCGGAAATAAATAATGCCTCTAATTTGTTTACTAATGCTATACCGCTAATTGCATATTTGGAAATCCCTTTATCCATCCAAATTCAGGGAACGCAATTGCAATTGATTATGCAGGAAATATCAGATGCGGATTCATATATGGTCTTTTCCTGCACCGACCCTTATGGTGTTTTTTCTGATATTAGTAATACCGGCAGTTTTGATCCGCTTGCGCCATATCGTTGGAGTTATGTTCTTCCTGCAGATGAACACAGATTTTATCGCGCTGTAGCAATCCGTAATCCGTAA
- the tsaB gene encoding tRNA (adenosine(37)-N6)-threonylcarbamoyltransferase complex dimerization subunit type 1 TsaB: MKLALDTTQNFGSLALAKEKKVIYSAYFDIKITHSETLMPAIDYAFQFCNAERRELEALYLCIGPGSFTGLRIGLATAKGIAFALGIPLYAFSSLELAALPVCGLGKNILSVIDAKMKEVYCAFYDYNLKEIILPAVMKPEELCQLKENDFILCGSAAEMLSPLLQNAGHHFYTLSSIMQIPSAAGLFYLPEKLPEKFIPQNIENLEPMYLRAAKAQIGKKNEEGKSLVT, from the coding sequence TTGAAACTTGCCCTTGATACTACTCAAAATTTCGGCTCCCTTGCTCTGGCAAAGGAAAAGAAAGTTATTTACTCCGCCTATTTTGACATCAAGATTACTCATAGCGAAACCCTGATGCCAGCTATTGACTATGCTTTTCAATTCTGTAACGCGGAACGCAGGGAATTGGAGGCATTGTATCTCTGCATTGGACCCGGGTCTTTTACCGGACTGAGAATCGGTTTAGCAACAGCCAAAGGAATTGCTTTTGCTTTGGGTATTCCTCTTTATGCTTTTTCTTCTTTGGAACTTGCCGCTTTGCCGGTTTGCGGTTTGGGTAAAAACATTCTCTCCGTTATAGACGCTAAGATGAAGGAAGTTTATTGTGCCTTTTACGACTATAATTTAAAGGAAATTATTCTCCCTGCAGTAATGAAACCGGAAGAGCTTTGCCAGCTGAAGGAGAATGATTTTATCCTATGCGGAAGTGCGGCAGAAATGCTTAGTCCTCTATTGCAAAATGCAGGGCATCATTTTTACACTTTATCTTCCATTATGCAAATACCTTCCGCTGCAGGACTTTTTTACTTGCCAGAAAAGCTACCTGAGAAATTTATCCCCCAAAACATTGAAAACCTGGAACCAATGTATTTAAGAGCAGCCAAAGCCCAAATAGGAAAGAAAAATGAAGAAGGAAAAAGTTTAGTGACCTGA
- a CDS encoding ferritin family protein — MHRKDFEEILDFAVMREQEAIKFYQDLQNQSHFQGQLEMLKELEAMEKSHIIAIEKIRKAGVKEEDIHKTPNLKISEYITADPEILDLGYQNILIRGMKREETSFLLYSEMSVKFPDPEISTLFRRLAADEAQHKKFFENLYDDWMRKGN, encoded by the coding sequence ATGCATAGAAAGGACTTTGAAGAAATCCTTGATTTTGCCGTTATGCGTGAACAGGAAGCCATAAAATTCTATCAGGATTTGCAAAATCAATCCCACTTCCAGGGTCAGCTGGAAATGCTTAAAGAACTGGAAGCAATGGAAAAAAGCCATATAATAGCGATTGAGAAAATTCGTAAAGCGGGTGTAAAAGAAGAAGATATTCATAAAACACCCAATCTGAAAATAAGTGAATACATTACAGCTGATCCGGAAATTTTAGACCTTGGCTATCAGAATATCCTTATAAGGGGTATGAAAAGAGAAGAAACCTCCTTTCTGCTTTATTCTGAAATGAGTGTGAAATTTCCTGATCCCGAAATATCAACTCTCTTCAGACGCCTGGCAGCGGATGAAGCACAACATAAAAAGTTCTTTGAAAATTTGTATGATGATTGGATGCGGAAGGGAAATTGA
- a CDS encoding rubredoxin: MQKYQCIACGWIYDPAENDNIPFEELPDDFVCPECGVGKDMFEPLD, from the coding sequence ATGCAAAAATATCAATGTATAGCATGCGGATGGATATACGATCCTGCCGAAAACGACAATATTCCTTTTGAAGAACTTCCCGATGATTTTGTCTGCCCTGAATGCGGTGTCGGCAAAGATATGTTTGAACCCTTGGATTAA
- a CDS encoding rubrerythrin family protein encodes MPNIESRTAENLMKAFAGESQARMRYLYSAKTAKNEGFEQISNIFTETAENEKEHAKVFFKHLQKLGLEGEMINIMGSYPVGWSADSTLKNLEYAANGENEEWTELYPLFADIAEEEGFAEAAQSWRMIAKVEKEHEKRFRKLYDNVKNARVFIRGEKVFWKCLNCGYIHEGTEAPVVCPSCSHPQSYFELFKENY; translated from the coding sequence ATGCCCAATATTGAAAGCCGTACTGCTGAAAATCTAATGAAAGCGTTTGCCGGAGAAAGTCAAGCCCGAATGAGATATCTCTATTCCGCAAAAACTGCCAAGAATGAGGGCTTTGAACAAATATCCAATATCTTTACGGAAACCGCAGAAAATGAAAAGGAACATGCCAAAGTATTCTTCAAACATTTACAAAAGCTTGGTTTGGAAGGAGAAATGATTAATATTATGGGTTCCTATCCGGTTGGCTGGTCTGCCGATAGCACACTTAAAAATCTGGAGTATGCCGCTAATGGAGAAAATGAAGAATGGACGGAACTCTATCCTCTTTTTGCCGATATTGCCGAAGAGGAGGGTTTTGCTGAAGCTGCCCAATCCTGGAGAATGATTGCTAAGGTGGAAAAAGAACATGAAAAGCGTTTCCGTAAGCTCTATGACAATGTAAAAAATGCAAGGGTGTTTATCCGGGGCGAAAAAGTGTTTTGGAAATGCCTGAATTGCGGTTATATTCACGAAGGAACGGAAGCCCCCGTTGTTTGCCCTTCCTGCAGTCACCCGCAAAGTTATTTTGAACTTTTTAAAGAAAACTATTAA
- a CDS encoding desulfoferrodoxin, translated as MIALRQLWRCPVCGNVVEVIFVGGGELVCCGQPMQLLQENTVDASLEKHIPVVTDLGDKIEVSIGSIPHPMEEKHYITSIEVLTEKKVLRKELNPGDEPKAKFCVKMEKVLAVREYCNVHGLWKNQLK; from the coding sequence ATGATAGCTCTTAGACAATTATGGCGGTGTCCCGTTTGCGGGAATGTTGTAGAAGTAATATTTGTTGGCGGTGGCGAATTAGTTTGCTGTGGTCAGCCAATGCAATTATTACAGGAAAATACTGTTGATGCCTCATTGGAAAAACATATTCCGGTAGTAACAGATTTGGGGGATAAAATTGAGGTCTCTATTGGCAGTATCCCTCATCCGATGGAAGAAAAACACTATATCACCAGTATTGAAGTGCTTACGGAGAAAAAAGTGTTACGCAAGGAACTGAATCCCGGGGATGAACCCAAAGCAAAGTTTTGCGTTAAAATGGAAAAAGTATTGGCTGTGCGCGAATATTGCAATGTGCACGGTTTATGGAAAAATCAACTAAAATAA